The Phycisphaeraceae bacterium genome has a window encoding:
- a CDS encoding deoxyribonuclease IV, whose protein sequence is MFGSHLSIAGGMVNALHEAARLELDCVQVFTKNQRQWKAHTPSEADRTAWLDALASMGWTSAKKPGAAVSHNGYLINMASPDDDLRRRSIDLQRCELRNCALLDIPYLVAHPGAHLGAARAPKEPNRLDGSPGADELAGLKRIAAALDELHRDLPGLPVITCLETTVGSGTNLGYDFHHLRIIRDLIAEPERVGFCFDTCHVTAAGYDMTTPTGAAAVIEQFDAVCGLDHLRVFHLNDSVGAVGSRKDRHAHIGQGCCGESCFRAIVNHPRFRAVPKILETPKEDGPGGVPWDVLNMRALKRLMEPSAPADKDGVRPRRSKARASRA, encoded by the coding sequence ATGTTCGGCTCCCACCTCTCCATCGCCGGCGGCATGGTCAACGCGCTGCACGAAGCCGCCAGACTCGAACTCGATTGCGTGCAGGTCTTCACCAAGAACCAGCGGCAGTGGAAGGCCCACACGCCATCCGAAGCCGACCGGACCGCGTGGCTCGATGCGCTCGCGTCGATGGGCTGGACGAGCGCAAAGAAACCCGGCGCCGCCGTGAGCCACAACGGCTACCTCATCAACATGGCCTCGCCGGACGATGATCTGCGCCGGCGTTCCATCGACCTGCAGCGGTGCGAGCTCAGGAACTGCGCCCTGCTGGATATTCCGTATCTGGTCGCCCACCCAGGCGCGCACCTCGGCGCCGCCCGCGCGCCAAAGGAGCCCAATCGTCTCGACGGCTCGCCCGGCGCCGACGAGTTGGCGGGACTCAAGCGCATCGCCGCGGCGCTCGATGAACTGCACCGCGATCTGCCGGGTCTGCCGGTCATCACCTGCCTTGAGACGACGGTCGGCTCGGGAACCAACCTCGGCTATGACTTCCATCATCTGCGGATCATCCGCGACCTGATCGCCGAGCCCGAGCGCGTGGGCTTCTGCTTTGACACCTGCCACGTGACGGCCGCCGGGTACGACATGACCACGCCCACCGGCGCGGCGGCGGTCATCGAGCAGTTCGACGCCGTGTGCGGCCTGGATCACCTGCGCGTCTTTCACCTCAACGACTCGGTGGGGGCGGTGGGTTCGCGCAAGGATCGTCACGCCCACATCGGGCAGGGGTGCTGCGGCGAGTCGTGTTTCCGCGCCATTGTGAACCACCCCCGGTTCCGCGCCGTACCAAAGATCCTCGAAACGCCCAAGGAAGACGGGCCGGGCGGCGTACCGTGGGATGTTCTCAACATGCGAGCGTTGAAACGGCTGATGGAGCCCTCCGCACCGGCCGATAAAGACGGGGTCAGGCCGCGCCGATCGAAGGCGCGGGCGTCCCGAGCTTGA
- a CDS encoding sigma-70 family RNA polymerase sigma factor, with translation MARRSRSRSTYHQDPPAAGAADRLDHLTNELLAVRAQAGDQEAFSELVRRFEGRLFNFLRRRCATDEDAAECTQNTLVLAWQGIGRYSPRWRFSTWVYTIAVRQSIQLLRDRSARPSESGESIFSDLMSPQDAPDRKHEREELRRNVWQVARERLTEEQRTILWLRFVEDYAVQDVARIIGRTPVTTRVLLFRARQALRRHLEAIEGASMRPSHGRAVIEPLPAGAALAAE, from the coding sequence GTGGCCAGACGATCTCGATCACGATCAACGTACCACCAGGATCCGCCTGCCGCGGGAGCGGCGGATCGTCTCGACCACCTGACAAACGAGCTTCTCGCGGTGCGCGCCCAGGCGGGGGACCAGGAGGCGTTTTCGGAACTGGTCCGGCGTTTCGAGGGGCGGCTGTTCAACTTCCTTCGACGCCGCTGCGCGACCGACGAGGACGCCGCCGAATGCACCCAGAACACGCTGGTGCTGGCGTGGCAGGGGATCGGTCGGTACTCGCCCCGGTGGCGGTTCTCCACGTGGGTCTACACCATCGCGGTGCGGCAGTCGATCCAGCTGCTCCGTGATCGGTCAGCAAGACCCAGCGAATCCGGCGAGTCGATCTTCTCCGACCTGATGAGCCCGCAGGACGCTCCCGACCGGAAACACGAGCGCGAGGAGCTCCGAAGAAACGTATGGCAGGTGGCCCGTGAGCGTTTGACGGAGGAGCAGCGCACGATCCTGTGGCTTCGCTTCGTGGAGGATTACGCCGTGCAGGACGTGGCCCGCATCATCGGACGCACGCCCGTCACCACGCGCGTGCTGCTCTTCCGAGCGCGGCAGGCGCTGCGGCGGCACCTCGAGGCGATCGAGGGGGCCTCGATGCGTCCTTCGCACGGTCGGGCCGTCATCGAACCCCTGCCCGCCGGCGCCGCGCTGGCGGCCGAGTGA
- a CDS encoding tetratricopeptide repeat protein, protein MSHLRVLVGVAMLGMLAAGGCRTSDSARVDNSAGTASQAAQVNAAALESALTDANAALNTGDYDAAMAMFREILAKNPTVATAYVGIGDIHMAQQDYAAAEPNYGRAARLEPRNFDAQYKHGLALQMLGRFVDAIRAYQRALVVRPSSHEANLNTAITYLQMGEARSARGFAEMARTLKPDDGPSRINLGAVYDQLGLYDLAIEEYLTAAELVDPTPELRMNIVNAYANAGRYQETINAAETLLRVQPSAGAWERVGWAWFRLKNYEKSIEAYRNAVRLDESHWPAWNGVGVNALNAWLLSEKQNVEARREAGEALRRSLRLNRDQPKIVQLISTYRL, encoded by the coding sequence ATGAGTCATCTTCGCGTGTTGGTCGGCGTCGCCATGCTGGGCATGCTGGCGGCGGGTGGATGCCGGACGAGCGACTCGGCCCGCGTGGACAACTCAGCGGGCACGGCGTCGCAAGCCGCGCAGGTCAACGCCGCCGCCCTGGAGAGCGCGCTCACCGACGCCAACGCCGCGCTGAACACGGGCGACTACGACGCGGCGATGGCGATGTTCCGCGAGATTCTCGCCAAGAACCCCACCGTGGCCACCGCGTACGTCGGAATCGGCGACATCCACATGGCCCAGCAGGACTACGCCGCCGCCGAGCCCAACTACGGCCGGGCGGCCCGGCTGGAGCCCCGCAACTTCGACGCCCAGTACAAGCACGGGCTGGCCCTGCAGATGCTGGGACGGTTCGTGGACGCCATCCGCGCCTACCAGCGGGCTCTGGTGGTCCGTCCCAGCAGCCACGAGGCGAACCTCAACACCGCCATCACCTATCTCCAGATGGGCGAGGCGCGCAGCGCCCGCGGCTTCGCCGAGATGGCCCGCACGCTCAAGCCGGACGATGGTCCATCGCGCATCAACCTGGGCGCGGTCTACGACCAGCTGGGGCTGTACGACCTGGCGATCGAGGAATACCTCACCGCCGCGGAACTCGTCGACCCCACGCCTGAACTGCGGATGAACATCGTCAACGCCTACGCCAACGCGGGGCGATATCAGGAGACGATCAACGCCGCCGAGACCCTGCTGCGGGTGCAGCCCAGCGCCGGCGCATGGGAGCGCGTGGGCTGGGCGTGGTTCCGGCTGAAGAACTACGAGAAATCCATCGAGGCCTATCGCAACGCGGTGCGCCTTGACGAATCACACTGGCCGGCGTGGAACGGCGTGGGCGTCAACGCGCTCAACGCCTGGCTCCTGAGCGAGAAGCAGAACGTCGAGGCCCGCCGCGAAGCCGGCGAAGCCCTGCGGCGGTCGCTCCGACTCAACCGCGACCAGCCGAAGATCGTGCAGTTGATTTCAACGTACCGCCTCTGA
- a CDS encoding DUF21 domain-containing protein, producing the protein MTTGELILAGALALAGVALSALCSGIETGTYTINRVRLAVRTGRGEPAARRLTRELQNPERVLTTILIGNNIANYAGSFGLATIIASMHLADWQAVALNALVLTPVLFVFGETLPKDLFRTHTDRWTYRAAPVLTGMRRLFTVTGLLPLVERFGRLVALVAGGGDRMPVAARERMSQFIQEGAGAGALSEAQATLADRALALRDLTVAGEMIPWSDVRTIHVDATPAEREAIIRRLPYTRLPVVNRRGDVVGILNTLDACLDRDKATERLMYSPCTLPSNARVTQALRTIRAAKRNMAIVLDPRTGRPVGIVTLKDLVEPVIGELGAW; encoded by the coding sequence ATGACGACGGGCGAACTCATTCTGGCGGGTGCGCTGGCGCTCGCGGGCGTGGCGCTCAGCGCCCTCTGCTCCGGCATCGAGACCGGCACCTACACGATCAACCGCGTCCGTCTGGCGGTGCGCACCGGACGTGGCGAACCAGCCGCCCGGCGTCTGACGCGCGAGCTCCAGAACCCGGAGCGAGTGCTCACCACCATTCTCATCGGCAACAACATCGCCAACTACGCCGGCAGTTTCGGACTGGCGACCATCATCGCCTCCATGCATCTGGCCGATTGGCAGGCGGTGGCGCTCAACGCGCTCGTGTTGACGCCGGTGCTCTTCGTATTCGGAGAAACGCTTCCCAAGGATCTCTTCCGCACCCACACCGACCGCTGGACCTACCGGGCGGCGCCCGTGCTGACGGGCATGCGGCGACTGTTCACCGTCACCGGCCTGCTGCCCCTGGTCGAGCGCTTCGGTCGACTGGTGGCCCTCGTGGCGGGGGGCGGAGATCGCATGCCCGTCGCCGCCCGTGAGCGCATGAGCCAGTTCATCCAGGAAGGCGCCGGCGCCGGCGCCCTGTCCGAGGCCCAGGCCACCCTGGCGGACCGCGCCCTGGCGCTGCGCGATCTGACCGTCGCCGGCGAGATGATCCCCTGGTCCGACGTCCGGACCATTCACGTGGACGCGACGCCCGCCGAGCGCGAAGCGATCATTCGTCGCCTGCCCTACACCCGTCTGCCCGTGGTCAACCGTCGCGGCGACGTCGTGGGCATTCTCAACACGCTCGACGCCTGTCTTGATCGCGACAAGGCCACGGAGCGCCTGATGTACTCGCCCTGCACGCTGCCCTCCAACGCCCGCGTCACCCAGGCGCTGCGGACCATCCGCGCCGCCAAGCGGAACATGGCGATCGTGCTCGACCCGCGCACCGGCCGCCCGGTGGGTATTGTGACCCTGAAGGATCTCGTCGAGCCGGTCATCGGGGAACTGGGAGCATGGTGA
- a CDS encoding HlyC/CorC family transporter, with translation MFGWTAAHIPLFAALPLLLAGSAFFSGSETALFGLTHPERQALRRRGGVAARAVEGLLAAPRRLLITVLLGNMIVNVLFFVISSVLTMAATEASIAVRSGMAVVSLLAVILFGEVLPKLAASAGRERIALLIAPPLWTVHRLIAPVRGFLEAAVVAPLGRLTAPTAAPATLSPEEIEAMFEVSEREGTIDGEERRILGQVVDLGRRRVKQAMTPRVRLAALPLDASREDVRRLASRTRLTKIPVYERTLDQIVGILNVKRYLLDDKAPTLRSCSSIVPPRFVPELATLERMLDDFRATKTQFAVVVDEYGGTAGVVAIEDVVREIMGELHDPRAMTEGLIRPIEAGRWRVRGEVDIRDLAAVIPERLVPDEAASVSGLVVMELGRAPEPGEVVRVGALTIQVEETDATGVATAVVSVEPEPPATHPADGERTA, from the coding sequence ATGTTCGGGTGGACTGCCGCGCATATCCCGCTGTTTGCCGCTCTGCCGCTGCTGCTGGCGGGCAGCGCGTTCTTCTCGGGCTCCGAGACGGCGCTGTTCGGACTGACGCATCCGGAGCGGCAGGCCCTGCGCCGACGGGGCGGCGTGGCGGCGCGGGCGGTGGAAGGTCTGCTGGCCGCTCCGCGACGGCTGCTCATCACCGTGCTGCTGGGCAACATGATCGTCAATGTGCTGTTCTTCGTCATCAGCTCGGTGCTCACGATGGCGGCGACGGAGGCGTCAATCGCCGTACGTTCGGGCATGGCGGTCGTGTCGCTGCTGGCGGTGATCCTGTTCGGCGAGGTGCTGCCCAAACTGGCGGCCAGCGCGGGCCGTGAGCGGATCGCCCTGCTGATCGCCCCGCCCCTGTGGACCGTTCACCGGCTGATCGCCCCGGTGCGCGGCTTTCTGGAGGCGGCGGTGGTCGCTCCGCTGGGGCGACTGACCGCCCCCACCGCCGCACCGGCCACGCTCAGCCCCGAAGAGATCGAGGCGATGTTTGAGGTCTCCGAGCGCGAGGGAACCATCGACGGCGAGGAGCGGCGCATTCTCGGCCAGGTGGTGGACCTGGGTCGCCGGCGCGTCAAGCAGGCCATGACGCCGCGTGTGCGCCTCGCCGCGCTTCCGCTGGACGCCTCGCGCGAGGACGTGAGGCGGCTTGCCTCGCGCACGCGGTTGACCAAGATTCCCGTCTACGAGCGCACGCTCGATCAGATCGTGGGCATTCTCAACGTCAAGCGCTACCTGCTGGACGACAAGGCGCCCACGCTGCGATCGTGCTCTTCCATCGTCCCGCCCCGTTTCGTGCCCGAACTGGCCACGCTCGAGCGCATGCTCGATGACTTCCGCGCCACGAAAACGCAGTTCGCGGTGGTGGTGGACGAGTACGGCGGGACGGCGGGAGTGGTGGCCATCGAGGACGTGGTGCGCGAGATCATGGGTGAACTGCACGACCCGCGCGCCATGACCGAGGGGCTGATTCGTCCGATCGAAGCCGGTCGCTGGCGCGTGCGCGGGGAGGTGGACATCCGCGATCTCGCCGCGGTCATCCCCGAGCGGCTGGTGCCCGACGAGGCCGCCTCGGTATCGGGGCTGGTGGTGATGGAGCTGGGCCGCGCGCCCGAACCGGGAGAGGTGGTTCGCGTCGGGGCGCTCACCATTCAGGTCGAGGAGACTGACGCGACAGGCGTCGCCACGGCGGTGGTGAGCGTCGAACCGGAGCCGCCGGCGACCCATCCCGCCGACGGGGAGCGCACCGCATGA